Proteins encoded together in one Kiritimatiellia bacterium window:
- a CDS encoding metallopeptidase family protein, whose protein sequence is MNTRGLKQIAERELKKMIGRLPAELCSSLDEVAVILEVKPDPRRSDSDLEEDTLGVFIGSSIRENGNGAPLPPRIILFLENIREEGRESGRGFRGELRRTFLHELGHYLGLEEEDLAVRDVD, encoded by the coding sequence ATGAATACGCGTGGATTAAAACAAATTGCCGAGCGCGAGCTTAAGAAAATGATCGGGCGACTGCCGGCCGAACTGTGTTCCAGCCTGGATGAGGTCGCCGTCATTCTTGAAGTAAAACCGGACCCGCGCCGGTCTGACTCTGACCTTGAAGAAGATACGCTGGGCGTGTTCATAGGTTCTTCTATCCGGGAAAACGGGAACGGCGCGCCTTTGCCGCCGCGGATTATACTTTTCCTTGAAAATATCCGGGAGGAGGGGCGGGAGAGCGGCCGGGGGTTTCGCGGCGAACTGCGGCGCACTTTTCTGCATGAACTCGGCCATTACCTCGGGCTGGAAGAGGAGGACCTGGCCGTGAGAGATGTTGATTGA
- a CDS encoding DNA-binding protein, translated as MQISEAKIKRIFVARLEDSEILPGAIEKLARDKKISSAFVILLGGARDGKLVVGPGRRGGKQRILTRSFRKGHEILGIGTIFNGLRGPELHLHAAAGRGGKTLVGCGRTGLRVNLIIEAVIIELVGLNAKRALDPATGFHLLKLSGIAAGARESVGHHRTSTR; from the coding sequence ATGCAAATATCGGAAGCAAAAATAAAACGGATATTCGTCGCCCGGCTTGAGGATAGCGAAATACTGCCCGGCGCGATTGAAAAACTGGCGCGGGATAAAAAAATCAGTTCGGCATTTGTCATACTGCTGGGGGGTGCCAGAGACGGGAAACTGGTGGTCGGCCCGGGCCGGCGCGGCGGTAAACAGCGGATCCTGACGCGGTCTTTCCGAAAAGGTCATGAAATTTTGGGGATTGGCACGATTTTTAACGGCCTCCGCGGTCCGGAGCTTCATTTGCATGCCGCCGCCGGCCGGGGAGGAAAAACTCTGGTCGGCTGCGGCCGCACCGGGTTGCGTGTGAACTTGATCATTGAAGCGGTGATCATTGAGCTGGTGGGCTTGAATGCGAAACGCGCCCTTGATCCGGCCACCGGATTTCATCTGCTGAAACTCAGCGGCATAGCGGCAGGCGCTCGCGAATCAGTCGGGCATCATCGGACTTCAACTCGCTAA